A genomic segment from Streptomyces sp. TLI_235 encodes:
- a CDS encoding PPOX class probable F420-dependent enzyme has product MSPSIATNTRVELAELLDFVRPRHRALLLTRRADGTPQASPLTCGVDDSGRIVVSTYPERAKTRNARRDPAVSVVVLSDEWNGPWVQVDGEAEVLDMPEAVEPLVEYYRNIAGEHPDWDEYRTAMRRQGKSLIRITPRRWGPIATGGFPAHLVQDQE; this is encoded by the coding sequence ATGAGCCCTTCGATTGCCACCAACACCCGGGTGGAGCTGGCCGAGTTGCTGGACTTCGTCCGTCCGCGGCACCGCGCGCTGCTGCTCACCCGACGTGCCGACGGCACCCCGCAGGCGTCCCCGCTGACCTGCGGGGTGGACGACTCCGGCCGGATCGTCGTCTCCACCTACCCGGAGCGGGCGAAGACCCGCAATGCCCGGCGCGACCCCGCGGTGAGCGTGGTGGTGCTCTCCGACGAGTGGAACGGCCCCTGGGTGCAGGTGGACGGCGAGGCCGAGGTGCTGGACATGCCGGAGGCGGTGGAGCCGCTGGTGGAGTACTACCGGAACATCGCCGGCGAGCACCCGGACTGGGACGAGTACCGCACGGCGATGCGCAGGCAGGGCAAGTCGCTGATCCGGATCACCCCGCGCCGCTGGGGTCCGATCGCGACCGGCGGCTTCCCGGCCCACCTGGTGCAGGACCAGGAGTAG
- a CDS encoding ABC-2 type transport system permease protein, with protein MSTITLAARDSTTMLRRNLLHARRYPSLTLNLLLTPVMLLLLFVYIFGNTMSGGAGRDAYIAYLVPGILLMTIGSTTIGTAVSVSNDMTEGIIARFRTMAIHRPAVLIGHVLGSVIQAVLSVLVVGAVGLAIGFRSTDATALEWLAALGLLVLFALALTWIAVGMGLVSPNAEAASNNAMPLILLPLLSSAFVPLHSMPGWFQPIAQYQPFTPAIETLRGLLLGTAIGNNGWITIAWCLALTALGYRWSTTTFNRDPK; from the coding sequence ATGAGCACCATCACCCTCGCCGCCCGCGACTCCACCACCATGCTGCGCCGCAACCTCCTGCACGCCCGCCGCTACCCCTCCCTCACCCTCAACCTGCTCCTCACCCCGGTCATGCTGCTCCTGCTCTTCGTCTACATCTTCGGCAACACCATGAGCGGCGGCGCCGGCCGCGACGCCTACATCGCCTACCTCGTCCCCGGCATCCTCCTGATGACCATCGGCTCCACCACCATCGGCACCGCCGTCTCCGTCTCCAACGACATGACCGAGGGCATCATCGCCCGCTTCCGCACCATGGCCATCCACCGCCCCGCCGTCCTCATCGGACACGTCCTCGGCAGCGTCATCCAGGCCGTCCTCAGCGTCCTGGTCGTCGGCGCCGTCGGCCTCGCCATCGGATTCCGCTCCACCGACGCCACCGCCCTGGAATGGCTCGCCGCCCTCGGCCTGCTCGTACTCTTCGCCCTCGCACTCACCTGGATCGCCGTCGGCATGGGCCTGGTCAGCCCGAACGCCGAGGCCGCCAGCAACAACGCCATGCCACTGATCCTGCTCCCCCTGCTGTCCAGCGCCTTCGTCCCCCTGCACTCCATGCCCGGCTGGTTCCAGCCCATCGCCCAGTACCAGCCCTTCACCCCCGCCATCGAGACCCTGCGCGGCCTGCTCCTCGGCACCGCCATCGGCAACAACGGCTGGATCACCATCGCCTGGTGCCTCGCCCTCACCGCCCTCGGCTACCGCTGGTCCACCACCACCTTCAACCGCGACCCCAAGTGA
- a CDS encoding ABC-2 type transport system ATP-binding protein, translated as MPSSVMPTFGRRGPQAPAAISAIGLRKSYGDKTVLDGIDLHIPAGSVFALLGPNGAGKTTTVQILSTLITADAGQARIAGHDLTTHPQAVRAAIGVTGQFSAVDGLITGEENMLLMADLHHLPKPEGRRIATELLQRFDLADAARKPAATYSGGMKRRLDIAMTLVGNPRIIFLDEPTTGLDPRSRHTMWRIIRDLVTSGTTVLLTTQYLEEADQLADRIAVLNDGKIAAEGTPDELKRLIPGGHIRLRFTDPTAYRNATTALPDATRNDETLTLHIPNNGSQHELRTLLNHLDTTGIHADELTLHTPDLDDVFFALTDATTLPHQPKSNQPKETAR; from the coding sequence ATGCCTTCTTCTGTCATGCCCACGTTCGGTCGGCGCGGTCCGCAGGCGCCCGCCGCCATCTCCGCCATCGGGCTGCGCAAGTCCTACGGTGACAAGACCGTCCTCGACGGAATCGACCTGCACATCCCGGCCGGATCCGTGTTCGCGCTGCTCGGCCCGAACGGCGCCGGCAAGACCACCACCGTGCAGATCCTCTCCACCCTCATCACCGCCGACGCCGGACAGGCCCGGATCGCCGGCCACGACCTCACCACCCACCCACAGGCCGTACGCGCCGCGATCGGCGTCACCGGACAGTTCTCCGCCGTCGACGGCCTGATCACCGGCGAGGAGAACATGCTCCTCATGGCCGACCTGCACCACCTGCCCAAGCCCGAGGGCCGCCGCATCGCCACCGAACTCCTGCAACGCTTCGACCTGGCGGACGCCGCCCGCAAGCCCGCCGCCACCTACTCCGGCGGCATGAAACGCCGCCTCGACATCGCCATGACCCTGGTCGGCAACCCCCGCATCATCTTCCTCGACGAACCCACCACCGGCCTCGACCCCCGCTCCCGACACACCATGTGGCGCATCATCCGCGACCTCGTCACCAGCGGCACCACCGTCCTCCTCACCACCCAATACCTGGAGGAAGCCGACCAACTCGCCGACCGCATCGCCGTCCTCAACGACGGCAAGATCGCCGCCGAAGGCACCCCCGACGAACTCAAACGACTCATCCCCGGCGGCCACATCCGACTCCGCTTCACCGACCCCACCGCCTACCGCAACGCCACCACCGCCCTACCCGACGCCACCCGCAACGACGAAACCCTCACCCTGCACATCCCCAACAACGGCAGCCAACACGAACTGCGCACCCTCCTCAACCACCTGGACACCACCGGCATCCACGCCGACGAACTCACCCTCCACACCCCCGACCTCGACGACGTCTTCTTCGCCCTCACCGACGCCACCACCCTCCCCCACCAGCCCAAGTCGAACCAGCCCAAGGAGACCGCCCGATGA
- a CDS encoding putative adhesin — MPSFDTPERISVIAHVEAGSIRLTAADRLDTVVEVRPRDPKKDQDVRAAEQTEVTFAGGTLTVRTPKFRNTLRRPGTVDVAVELPAGSRIDMTGAWAQVLGEGRLGEVRVKTSSGDVRLDTTGPLQLTASHGSITVDRVEGAAEITTSSGSLRVGLVDGPGVLKNSHGTTTVGAALGELRVSGSNGDIEIRRAEESVTATTAHGTLRVGEVARGTVQLETSYGAIEVGIREGTAAWLDVSSGSGQVRNMLAESEPPEQTEDTVEVRARTRHGNIDILRARS, encoded by the coding sequence ATGCCTTCTTTCGACACTCCCGAACGGATCTCCGTCATCGCCCACGTGGAGGCGGGCTCCATCCGCCTCACCGCGGCGGACCGCCTCGACACCGTCGTCGAGGTGCGGCCCCGCGACCCGAAGAAGGACCAGGACGTGCGGGCCGCCGAGCAGACCGAGGTCACGTTCGCGGGCGGCACCCTGACCGTCAGGACGCCCAAGTTCCGCAACACGCTTCGCCGCCCCGGCACCGTCGATGTGGCGGTGGAGCTGCCGGCGGGCTCGCGCATCGACATGACCGGCGCCTGGGCGCAGGTGCTGGGGGAGGGCAGGCTCGGCGAGGTTCGCGTGAAGACCTCGTCCGGTGACGTCCGCCTCGACACGACCGGGCCGCTGCAGCTGACCGCGTCGCACGGCTCGATCACCGTGGACAGGGTCGAGGGCGCGGCCGAGATCACCACCAGCTCCGGAAGTCTGCGCGTCGGCCTCGTCGACGGCCCCGGCGTCCTGAAGAACTCGCACGGCACGACGACCGTCGGCGCCGCGCTCGGCGAGCTGCGGGTGAGCGGCTCCAACGGCGACATCGAGATCCGGCGCGCCGAGGAGTCGGTCACCGCCACCACTGCGCACGGCACCCTGCGCGTGGGTGAGGTGGCCCGCGGGACCGTCCAGTTGGAGACCTCCTACGGCGCCATCGAGGTCGGCATCCGCGAGGGCACGGCCGCCTGGCTCGACGTCAGCTCGGGCTCCGGGCAGGTGCGCAACATGCTCGCCGAGTCCGAGCCCCCGGAGCAGACCGAGGACACCGTCGAGGTCCGCGCCCGCACCCGGCACGGCAACATCGACATCCTCCGCGCCAGGTCCTGA
- a CDS encoding HicB-like protein involved in pilus formation, whose amino-acid sequence MDLTPYVENLRRELAVAAEAGGKDARDLAERLTAPLESATRLTMLNVLSAAMDEITRELAPGSVDVRLRGLDPDFVVTLPPAVGGPVEAAAQSVEPFRAQAPAESDEGGTARVNLRLPAHLKARAEEAASREGLSVNAWLVRAVSAAVDGGARPRSTGKAQTIGQSITGWVR is encoded by the coding sequence ATGGACCTCACCCCGTATGTCGAGAACCTGCGCCGTGAACTTGCGGTGGCGGCCGAAGCCGGCGGGAAGGACGCTCGCGACCTGGCCGAGCGGCTCACCGCTCCGCTGGAGTCGGCGACCCGGCTCACCATGCTCAACGTGCTCTCCGCCGCGATGGACGAGATCACCCGCGAGCTCGCCCCGGGCTCGGTCGACGTGCGGCTGCGCGGTCTGGACCCCGACTTCGTGGTGACGCTGCCGCCCGCCGTCGGCGGTCCCGTGGAAGCGGCCGCCCAGTCCGTCGAACCGTTCAGGGCGCAGGCGCCCGCCGAGAGCGACGAGGGCGGCACCGCCCGCGTCAATCTGCGGCTGCCGGCGCACCTCAAGGCCCGTGCCGAGGAGGCCGCGAGCCGCGAGGGCCTGTCGGTCAACGCGTGGTTGGTGCGGGCGGTGTCGGCCGCGGTCGACGGCGGCGCGCGGCCGCGTTCGACGGGGAAGGCCCAGACGATCGGACAGAGCATCACGGGCTGGGTGCGCTAG
- a CDS encoding DNA-binding transcriptional MerR regulator, which translates to MTAGTSRLTVDELAARAGVTVRTLRFYAAKGLLPPPELGPRRVGLYGPHHLDRLELIEELQRQGLTLAAIERYLAQLPEDIGSLDLAIHRALVASWTPEAAEEADRGQLARRAGRDLSDADVDRLAAMGALHRTEDPDVFKIDPGLLPLGVRILDVPIPLETLLAARAVVRLHSQATAHDLHRLFRDTVWKPYRESGPAPADLDRMKSLTDRIQPLVVQAIVTAFQRSLAEELTGSAD; encoded by the coding sequence ATGACAGCAGGCACATCGCGGCTCACCGTCGACGAACTGGCGGCCCGGGCCGGGGTGACCGTCCGCACCCTGCGTTTCTACGCCGCCAAGGGCCTGCTCCCGCCGCCCGAACTCGGCCCGCGCCGGGTCGGCCTGTACGGGCCGCACCACCTCGACCGGCTGGAACTCATCGAGGAGCTCCAGCGACAGGGCCTCACACTGGCCGCGATCGAGCGCTACCTCGCCCAACTCCCCGAGGACATCGGCTCGCTGGACCTCGCCATCCACCGGGCACTGGTCGCGTCCTGGACCCCGGAGGCCGCCGAGGAGGCCGACCGCGGGCAGCTCGCCCGCCGGGCCGGGCGCGACCTCTCCGACGCCGACGTGGACCGGCTCGCCGCCATGGGCGCCCTGCACCGCACCGAGGACCCGGACGTCTTCAAGATCGACCCCGGTCTGCTGCCGCTGGGCGTCCGCATCCTCGACGTGCCGATCCCGCTGGAGACCCTGCTGGCGGCCCGTGCCGTCGTCCGGCTGCACAGCCAGGCCACCGCGCACGACCTGCACCGGCTGTTCCGCGACACGGTGTGGAAGCCCTACCGGGAGAGCGGTCCGGCCCCGGCCGACCTGGACCGGATGAAGAGCCTCACCGACCGCATCCAGCCGCTGGTTGTGCAGGCCATCGTCACCGCCTTCCAGCGCTCGCTGGCGGAGGAGCTGACCGGAAGCGCCGACTAG
- a CDS encoding RimJ/RimL family protein N-acetyltransferase, whose protein sequence is MTELRTARLTLRPWRESDLAPWAAMNADPEVREHLGDALTREQADASVAAFRADFARRGYGWWAVEVTATGEFLGFAGLDDVDEDMPFTGVEVGWRLARTAWGHGYATEAGRACLDHGFDVLGLPEILAVTTAANHRSQAVMRRLGMTHDPAEDFDDPYAPEGSPLRPSVVHRIAR, encoded by the coding sequence ATGACCGAACTGCGCACCGCACGCCTCACCCTGCGCCCCTGGCGGGAGTCCGACCTGGCCCCCTGGGCGGCGATGAACGCCGACCCCGAGGTCCGCGAGCACCTCGGGGACGCCCTCACCCGTGAGCAGGCGGACGCCTCGGTGGCGGCCTTCCGGGCGGACTTCGCGCGGCGCGGCTACGGCTGGTGGGCGGTGGAGGTCACGGCCACCGGCGAGTTCCTCGGCTTCGCCGGGCTGGACGACGTGGACGAGGACATGCCCTTCACCGGGGTCGAGGTGGGCTGGCGGCTCGCCCGCACCGCCTGGGGCCACGGCTACGCCACCGAGGCCGGCCGGGCCTGCCTGGACCACGGCTTCGACGTCCTCGGCCTGCCCGAGATCCTCGCGGTGACGACCGCCGCCAACCACCGCTCCCAGGCCGTGATGCGGCGCCTCGGAATGACCCACGACCCGGCCGAGGACTTCGACGACCCGTACGCCCCGGAGGGCAGCCCGCTGCGCCCGAGCGTGGTCCACCGCATCGCCCGCTGA
- a CDS encoding RIO kinase 1 has product MRERFADSDSFSRIRPKGGSRRGRRSDRFDDFEPEYVPSEAAGFPEALDDPASPSPAADGPAEGDRWSTWDRSTPTEKGPEPRPAWVVTELAAVDTELGIVKTGKEADVFLLERGVPGTGRRTLMAAKRYRDAQHRMFHRDSGYLEGRRHKESRVSRAMAKRTAFGKEAIAGQWAAAEFAALCRLWSAGVAVPYPVQITGTEILMEFVGDAGGTAAPRLAQLRTEEADIEDLWEQLGRSLSLLALGGYAHGDLSAYNILVHRGRLVIIDVPQIVDLVANPRARSFLERDVRNVGAWFASRGLPQARVDQLVESLAADARLG; this is encoded by the coding sequence GTGCGCGAGCGCTTTGCCGACAGCGATTCCTTCTCCCGCATCCGCCCCAAGGGCGGGTCCCGGCGCGGCCGCAGGTCCGACCGGTTCGACGACTTCGAGCCCGAGTACGTCCCGTCCGAAGCGGCCGGGTTCCCCGAGGCCCTCGACGACCCCGCCTCGCCCTCCCCCGCCGCCGACGGCCCCGCCGAGGGCGACCGCTGGTCCACCTGGGACCGTTCCACGCCCACCGAGAAGGGGCCCGAGCCGCGCCCCGCCTGGGTGGTGACCGAGCTGGCGGCCGTCGACACCGAGCTCGGCATCGTGAAGACCGGCAAGGAGGCCGACGTCTTCCTGCTGGAACGCGGCGTGCCCGGCACCGGGCGGCGCACCCTGATGGCCGCCAAACGCTACCGGGACGCCCAGCACCGGATGTTCCACCGCGACTCCGGCTACCTGGAGGGCCGCCGGCACAAGGAGTCCCGGGTCAGCCGGGCGATGGCCAAGCGCACCGCGTTCGGCAAGGAGGCGATCGCCGGGCAGTGGGCGGCGGCGGAGTTCGCCGCACTGTGCCGGCTCTGGTCGGCCGGGGTGGCCGTCCCGTACCCGGTGCAGATCACGGGCACCGAGATCCTGATGGAGTTCGTCGGCGACGCGGGCGGCACGGCCGCGCCCCGGCTCGCCCAACTCCGCACCGAGGAAGCCGACATCGAGGACCTGTGGGAGCAGCTCGGCCGCAGCCTGTCGCTGCTCGCGCTCGGCGGCTACGCGCACGGCGACCTGTCGGCGTACAACATCCTCGTCCACCGCGGCCGGCTGGTGATCATCGACGTCCCGCAGATCGTGGACCTCGTCGCCAACCCCCGCGCGCGCTCCTTCCTGGAACGGGACGTGCGCAACGTCGGCGCCTGGTTCGCCTCCCGGGGCCTGCCCCAGGCGCGCGTCGACCAGCTCGTCGAGTCGCTCGCCGCCGACGCGCGCCTGGGGTAG
- a CDS encoding ADP-ribosylglycohydrolase, which produces MKRLSWHEQAAYRARVRGCLLGGAIGDALGNPIEMKSMVTVEAEYGPTGITGLVPDREGVVGRITDDTQMTLFTAEGWLQSYRRIMAKGISGAETAIVKDAYLRWLDTQQHAAPPPAEGLRHRIGQLRHEQWLYARRAPGRACEYGLQQDHVPDAHAPVDGTPGPVNPDAKGCGSVMRSAPFGFVGRGATGRGDEWAFEVAARCARITHGHPTAHLASGAFAAMISRLVAGDPLPEAVRRGMELLAGYPGHQETLAALRRAVALAEAGPATPSTVESLGGGWTAEEALAIAVHAALARTDYWRHRTPVESAFLLSVNHSGDSDSTGAICGNLLGAHYGDGLLPPEWLSRIEGRAVIAALADDFAAEVHPGEDRPWLHGMQLAGS; this is translated from the coding sequence ATGAAGCGGCTTTCGTGGCACGAACAGGCGGCATACCGGGCGCGCGTCCGCGGCTGCCTGCTCGGCGGCGCGATCGGGGACGCGCTCGGCAACCCGATCGAGATGAAGTCCATGGTCACCGTCGAGGCCGAGTACGGCCCGACCGGCATCACCGGACTCGTCCCCGACCGCGAGGGCGTGGTCGGCCGGATCACCGACGACACCCAGATGACCCTCTTCACCGCCGAGGGCTGGCTGCAGAGCTACCGCCGCATCATGGCCAAGGGCATCAGCGGCGCCGAGACCGCCATCGTCAAGGACGCTTACCTGCGCTGGCTGGACACCCAGCAGCACGCCGCCCCGCCGCCCGCCGAGGGCCTGCGGCACCGCATCGGACAACTCCGCCACGAGCAGTGGCTGTACGCCCGCCGCGCCCCCGGCCGCGCCTGCGAGTACGGCCTCCAACAGGACCACGTCCCCGATGCGCACGCCCCCGTCGACGGCACCCCGGGCCCGGTCAACCCGGACGCCAAGGGCTGCGGCTCCGTGATGCGCTCGGCCCCGTTCGGCTTCGTCGGCCGCGGCGCCACCGGTCGGGGCGACGAGTGGGCCTTCGAAGTCGCCGCCCGCTGCGCCCGGATCACCCACGGCCACCCGACCGCCCACCTCGCCTCCGGCGCCTTCGCCGCCATGATCAGCCGGCTGGTGGCCGGAGACCCCCTCCCGGAGGCGGTGCGGCGCGGCATGGAGCTGCTCGCCGGCTACCCCGGGCACCAGGAGACCCTCGCCGCGCTGCGGCGGGCCGTCGCCCTCGCCGAGGCCGGCCCGGCCACCCCGTCGACGGTCGAGAGCCTCGGCGGCGGCTGGACCGCCGAGGAGGCCCTCGCCATCGCCGTCCACGCGGCACTCGCCCGCACCGACTACTGGCGCCACCGCACCCCGGTCGAGTCCGCCTTCCTGCTGTCGGTCAACCACTCCGGGGACAGCGACTCCACCGGCGCGATCTGCGGCAACCTGCTCGGCGCCCACTACGGCGACGGCCTGCTGCCCCCGGAGTGGCTCTCCCGGATCGAGGGCCGGGCCGTGATCGCCGCCCTCGCCGACGACTTCGCCGCCGAGGTCCACCCGGGCGAGGACCGGCCCTGGCTGCACGGGATGCAGCTCGCGGGGTCCTGA
- a CDS encoding short chain enoyl-CoA hydratase /3-hydroxyacyl-CoA dehydrogenase, giving the protein MTAATAIRWEQDQDGVVTLVLDDPAQSVNTMNAAFTEALDETVARLKAEDGLRGVIVTSAKKTFFAGGDLHLLSSVGPDQAAETFEHGMRIKRALRALETLGKPVVAAINGAALGGGLELALACHHRVALDTPATKIGLPEVTLGLLPGGGGVVRTVRLLGITDALLKVLLQGQQYRPAQALQHGLVDELAATPEEMLAKARAFIDAHPESVQRFDVKGYRIPGGTPATPALAANLPAFPANLRKQLGGAPYPAPRNILAAAVESAQVDVDTAMAIEARYFTELVCGQTAKNMIQAFFFDMQAVNSGAGRPKDVPARKVAKVAVLGAGMMGAGIAYSCARAGIEVLLKDVTAEAAERGKAYSAALLDKAVARGRTAPEERDALLARITPTAVAADLAGCDAVIEAVFENPELKHKVFQEVQDVVAPDALLCSNTSTLPIGLLAEGVDRTADFIGLHFFSPVDKMPLVEIIRGPRTGDEALARAFDLVRQIRKTPIVVNDSRGFFTSRVIGQFINEGVAMVGEGLDPVSVEQAAAQAGYPAKVLSLMDELTLTLPRKIRNESRRAVEDAGGSWQPHPADTVIDRMVDEFGRPGRSGGAGFYEYRDGQRSHLWPGLREHFTRPGKEIPFEDMKERMLFAEALDSVRCLEESVLTSVADANVGSILGIGFPAWTGGVLQYINGYPGGLAGFAARARELAAAYGERFTPPALLDEMAADGRTFRD; this is encoded by the coding sequence ATGACTGCAGCAACCGCCATCCGCTGGGAGCAGGACCAGGACGGCGTGGTCACCCTCGTCCTCGACGACCCGGCCCAGTCCGTCAACACCATGAACGCCGCCTTCACCGAGGCCCTCGACGAGACCGTCGCCCGGCTCAAGGCCGAGGACGGGCTGCGCGGCGTCATCGTCACCTCGGCCAAGAAGACCTTCTTCGCCGGCGGCGACCTCCACCTGCTCTCCTCCGTCGGCCCCGACCAGGCCGCCGAGACCTTCGAGCACGGCATGCGGATCAAGCGCGCCCTGCGCGCCCTGGAGACCCTCGGCAAGCCGGTCGTCGCCGCGATCAACGGCGCCGCCCTCGGCGGCGGCCTGGAACTCGCCCTCGCCTGCCACCACCGCGTCGCCCTGGACACCCCCGCCACCAAGATCGGCCTGCCCGAGGTCACCCTCGGCCTGCTGCCCGGCGGCGGCGGAGTCGTCCGCACGGTGCGGCTGCTCGGCATCACCGACGCCCTGCTCAAGGTCCTCCTGCAGGGGCAGCAGTACCGTCCGGCGCAGGCCCTGCAGCACGGCCTGGTCGACGAACTCGCCGCCACCCCCGAGGAGATGCTCGCCAAGGCGCGCGCCTTCATCGACGCCCACCCGGAGTCCGTGCAGCGCTTCGACGTCAAGGGCTACCGGATCCCCGGCGGCACCCCGGCCACCCCCGCGCTCGCCGCCAACCTGCCCGCCTTCCCGGCCAACCTGCGCAAGCAGCTCGGCGGCGCGCCCTACCCGGCGCCGCGCAACATCCTCGCCGCGGCCGTGGAGAGCGCCCAGGTCGACGTCGACACCGCGATGGCGATCGAGGCCCGGTACTTCACCGAGCTGGTCTGCGGCCAGACCGCCAAGAACATGATCCAGGCCTTCTTCTTCGACATGCAGGCCGTCAACTCCGGTGCCGGGCGCCCCAAGGACGTACCCGCCCGCAAGGTCGCCAAGGTCGCCGTGCTCGGCGCCGGCATGATGGGCGCCGGCATCGCCTACTCCTGCGCCAGGGCCGGCATCGAGGTGCTGCTCAAGGACGTCACCGCGGAGGCCGCCGAGCGCGGCAAGGCCTACTCCGCCGCTCTGCTCGACAAGGCGGTGGCCCGCGGCCGCACCGCCCCCGAGGAGCGGGACGCCCTGCTCGCCCGGATCACCCCCACCGCCGTGGCCGCCGACCTGGCCGGCTGCGACGCCGTCATCGAGGCCGTCTTCGAGAACCCCGAGCTCAAGCACAAGGTCTTCCAGGAGGTCCAGGACGTCGTCGCCCCGGACGCCCTGCTCTGCTCCAACACCTCCACCCTGCCGATCGGCCTGCTCGCCGAAGGCGTCGACCGCACCGCCGACTTCATCGGCCTGCACTTCTTCTCGCCGGTCGACAAGATGCCGCTCGTCGAGATCATCCGCGGCCCGCGGACCGGCGACGAGGCGCTCGCCCGCGCCTTCGACCTCGTCCGGCAGATCCGCAAGACGCCGATCGTCGTCAACGACTCCCGCGGCTTCTTCACCTCCCGCGTCATCGGACAGTTCATCAACGAGGGCGTGGCGATGGTCGGCGAGGGCCTCGACCCGGTCTCCGTCGAGCAGGCCGCCGCCCAGGCCGGCTACCCGGCCAAGGTGCTCTCGCTGATGGACGAGCTCACCCTCACCCTGCCGCGCAAGATCCGCAACGAGTCCCGCCGGGCCGTCGAGGACGCCGGCGGCAGCTGGCAGCCGCACCCCGCCGACACCGTCATCGACCGCATGGTCGACGAGTTCGGCCGCCCCGGCCGCAGCGGCGGCGCCGGCTTCTACGAGTACCGGGACGGGCAGCGCAGCCACCTCTGGCCCGGCCTGCGCGAGCACTTCACCCGGCCCGGCAAGGAGATCCCCTTCGAGGACATGAAGGAGCGGATGCTCTTCGCCGAGGCCCTGGACTCCGTCCGCTGCCTGGAGGAGTCCGTCCTCACCTCGGTCGCCGACGCCAACGTGGGCTCCATCCTTGGCATCGGCTTCCCCGCCTGGACGGGCGGCGTCCTCCAGTACATCAACGGCTACCCCGGCGGCCTCGCCGGATTCGCCGCCCGCGCCCGCGAGTTGGCCGCCGCCTACGGCGAGCGCTTCACCCCGCCCGCCCTCCTGGACGAGATGGCCGCCGACGGCCGCACCTTCCGGGACTGA
- a CDS encoding acetyl-CoA C-acetyltransferase produces MTTEAFVYDAIRTPRGRGKANGSLHGTKPIDLVVGLIHELQARFPTLDPAAIDDIVLGVVSPIGDQGSDIARIAAIAAGLPDTVAGVQENRFCASGLEAVNLAAAKVRSGWEDLILAGGVESMSRVKMGSDGGAWAMDPMTAYETSFVPQGIGADLIATIEGLGRTDVDAFAAESQARAAKAQADGHFDRSVVPVRDRNGLIVLDRDEFIRPGTTVETLAGLKPSFAVIGEAGGFDAVALQKYHWVEKIDHVHHAGNSSGIVDGAALVAIGSREVGERYGLTPRARIVSAAVSGSEPTIMLTGPAPATRKALAKAGLTPDDIDLVEINEAFAAVALRFMRELGFGHEKVNVNGGAIALGHPLGATGAMLIGTLVDELERRNLRYGLATLCVGGGMGVATVIERI; encoded by the coding sequence GTGACCACTGAAGCGTTCGTCTACGACGCGATCCGCACCCCGCGCGGGCGCGGCAAGGCCAACGGCTCCCTGCACGGCACCAAGCCGATCGACCTGGTGGTCGGCCTGATCCACGAGCTCCAGGCCCGCTTCCCCACCCTGGACCCGGCGGCGATCGACGACATCGTGCTCGGCGTGGTCAGCCCCATCGGCGACCAGGGCTCCGACATCGCCCGGATCGCCGCCATCGCCGCGGGCCTGCCGGACACCGTGGCAGGCGTCCAGGAGAACCGCTTCTGCGCCTCCGGCCTGGAGGCGGTCAACCTGGCGGCCGCCAAGGTCCGTTCCGGCTGGGAGGACCTCATCCTGGCCGGCGGCGTCGAGTCGATGTCCCGGGTGAAGATGGGCTCCGACGGCGGCGCCTGGGCGATGGACCCGATGACCGCCTACGAGACGAGCTTCGTCCCGCAGGGCATCGGCGCCGACCTGATCGCCACGATCGAGGGCCTCGGCCGCACCGACGTCGACGCCTTCGCCGCCGAGTCCCAGGCCCGCGCCGCCAAGGCCCAGGCCGACGGCCACTTCGACCGCTCGGTGGTACCGGTCCGCGACCGCAACGGCCTGATCGTCCTCGACCGCGACGAGTTCATCCGCCCCGGCACCACCGTCGAGACCCTGGCCGGCCTCAAGCCGTCCTTCGCCGTGATCGGCGAGGCCGGCGGCTTCGACGCCGTCGCCCTGCAGAAGTACCACTGGGTGGAGAAGATCGACCACGTCCACCACGCCGGCAACTCCTCCGGCATCGTCGACGGCGCCGCCCTGGTCGCCATCGGCTCCCGCGAGGTCGGCGAGCGGTACGGCCTCACCCCGCGCGCCCGGATCGTCTCCGCCGCGGTCTCCGGCTCCGAGCCGACCATCATGCTCACCGGCCCCGCCCCCGCCACCCGCAAGGCCCTCGCCAAGGCCGGGCTCACCCCGGACGACATCGACCTCGTCGAGATCAACGAGGCCTTCGCCGCCGTCGCCCTGCGCTTCATGCGCGAACTCGGCTTCGGCCACGAGAAGGTCAACGTCAACGGCGGCGCCATCGCCCTCGGCCACCCGCTCGGCGCCACCGGCGCCATGCTCATCGGCACCCTCGTGGACGAACTGGAGCGCCGCAACCTCCGCTACGGCCTGGCCACCCTCTGCGTGGGCGGCGGCATGGGCGTCGCCACCGTGATCGAGCGCATCTGA